The Cloeon dipterum chromosome 3, ieCloDipt1.1, whole genome shotgun sequence genome includes a region encoding these proteins:
- the LOC135939616 gene encoding transcription factor HES-4-like translates to MSPLQQVPAMASPHSTSSSGSSTSSSPPPPQMTSNATPAQPAQRKTIKISEHRRCNKPIMEKKRRQRINNCLEELKNLILDALKKDPARHSKLEKADILEMTVKHLESLHRQQNAMAVAADPSVLNKYRAGFSECATEVDKFLCRGDAPQMDPHVKRRLLGHLSNCLNNVSALDNMIMSPGKPATEEAASPVATATQPRTLRVQIPASSMQIPSTPTAEGQHVMHLVPTYLPSGDIAFVIPKSVRSPPPPPQLQDPQFSPQMPPLLPTECAQKLAARTAVVAPLPVALDLSISHIVSLKQEDKPVSMDCAHAAEHEDVWRPW, encoded by the exons ATGAGCCCTTTGCAACAGGTGCCGGCCATGGCCTCGCCACACAGCACATCCAGCTCCGGCTCCAGCACAAGCAGCAGCCCGCCGCCCCCGCAGATGACCAGCAATGCAACCCCGGCGCAACCCGCCCAACGCAAGACTATCAAAATCTCCGAGCACAGAAGA TGTAACAAGCCAATTATGGAGAAAAAACGACGGCAGAGAATAAATAACTGCTTGGAGGAACTGAAGAATCTCATCCTGGACGCCCTCAAAAAGGAT CCCGCCCGCCACTCAAAACTGGAGAAGGCCGACATCTTGGAGATGACAGTGAAGCACCTTGAGTCGCTGCACCGGCAGCAAAACGCGATGGCCGTCGCCGCCGACCCGAGCGTGCTGAACAAGTACCGCGCCGGATTCAGCGAGTGCGCCACCGAGGTGGACAAGTTCTTGTGCCGTGGCGACGCGCCCCAGATGGACCCGCACGTCAAACGCAGGCTGCTGGGGCACTTGTCCAACTGTCTCAACAACGTTTCCGCGCTGGACAACATGATCATGTCGCCAGGCAAGCCGGCGACCGAGGAGGCGGCCAGTCCCGTGGCCACCGCCACTCAGCCACGCACATTGCGGGTGCAGATCCCAGCGTCATCCATGCAGATTCCGTCCACGCCCACCGCCGAGGGGCAGCACGTGATGCATTTGGTGCCAACCTATCTGCCCAGTGGCGACATCGCCTTCGTCATCCCCAAGAGCGTGcgttcgccgccgccaccgccgcagtTGCAGGACCCGCAGTTCAGCCCCCAGATGCCGCCCCTCCTGCCAACTGAGTGTGCACAGAAACTGGCAGCACGAACGGCCGTCGTGGCGCCACTGCCAGTCGCACTCGACCTCAGCATCTCTCACATTGTCTCGCTCAAGCAGGAGGACAAACCGGTGTCCATGGACTGCGCCCACGCCGCCGAGCACGAGGACGTTTGGCGACCCTGGTAG